The region ACGATCTACGTGATCTACGTGATCTACGTGATCAACGCAAGGTCGCCCACAACTCCGCCGCCTCCGGCTCCTGGGCGACCACCCGGTTGGCGTTGGACGCCGCTGTCACCACCGGCATCGTCACCGTCGCCAGCTCGTCCGCCGACAGGCCCTGCATGCTCTGGCCCAGGCTCGTCAGCTCGCTGAGCGAGTTCAGGCCGGTGTCCGTGGTCAGGCCGGCCGTGGCCACGTCGGCGACCTTGTACAGCTTGGCCGGGCTGGTCAGCAGGTTCGTCGAGGAGATCTGCTGGAGGAGGGCCTTGACCAGTTTCTGCTGGAGACCTATTCGGCCCAGGTCGCTGCCGTCGCCTATGCCGTGCCGGGTGCGGGCGAGGGCGAGGGCCTGGGTGCCGTCGAGGTGGTGTTCGCCCGCCGTCAGGTCGAGGTGGCTGTCGTCGTCGTGGATGTCCTCGTCCGTCGTCACCGTGACGCCGCCGAGCGCGTCCACCAGGTCCGCGAAGCCGGCGAAGTCGACCTCCAGGTAGTGGTCCATGCGGACGTTCGTCATCGCTTCCACGGTCTTGACCGCGCAGACCGGGCCGCCGACCGAGTACGCCGTGTTGAACATGGCGCCGTACGCCTCCGCCGTCGAACCCCCGTCCGGCAGGGGGCAGGGCGGGCGCGTGACCAGCGTGTCGCGCGGGATGCTCACGATCGTCGCCTTCGTGCGGCCCGCGTCCAGGTGGACGACCATCGCGGTGTCGGACCGCGCGCCCTCACTGCTGCCGCCGCCGAGTGCCTGGTTCCGCTTGCCGGTGCGCGAGTCCGACCCCAGGACCAGAATGTTCAGCGCCTCGCTCGGCAGCGGTGTCGCCGAGGCGGACGCGCCTGCCGAGGGCAACGACCGCGTCTTCGCCGGGCGGTTGTCGCCGAGCGCGCTGTCGATGTCGACGCTCTTGATGTTGTCGTTCAGGTGCCAGTAGGCGTAGCCCGCGCCCCCGGCGGCGAGCACCAGGGTGCCGGCCAGGGTGAAACCGACGGCCTTCATCCAGCGCGACGACCGTCGGCCCGCCTGCCCGGCCACCTGTCTTTCCGCTTGTCTTTCCGCGCCCCCGTCGTCATCCGACGTCTTTCCCTCGTCTCCCGTCACACGGAAGAACGTACGTCCGAATTATTACGAGCAGGGGCGCATGCCCGGCATTCTTCGGAAAATCTCACACTTCTCAGCCCAGCGTGACCGTCGGTACGGCGTTGCTCCCGCTCCATGTCCCGTTGAAGCCGAAGCTCACGGAACCGCCGCTCGGCACCGTCCCGTTGTACGAGGCGTTCGCGCAGGTCACCGCCGCCCCGGCCTGGGTGCAGGTCGCGTTCCAGGCCTGTGTGACCTGCTGACCCCCGCCGTACGTCCAGCTCACCTTCCACGACGACAGCGAGCGGCCCGCGGAACAGGCGATCGTCACCTGCCCGGTGAACCCGGTGTTCCACTGGCTCGGGACGCTGTACGTCGCCGTGCAGCCCTCCGTCGACGGGGTGCCGCCGAACGACTGGGCGATGGCGTAGTACGCCGGTTTCGGGGCGAAGCTCTCCGTGTACGGGGTCGCCGCGCCGTATCCGTCGAAGACGTCCGGGATCCACGAGTCGGCGTCGGTGAAGCCCCAGACCGTCACGCCGACGCACCGGGTCACGGCCACGCAGGCGCCCATGACGGCCTTGTAGTCGGCCGCCTGCTGGGTCAACTTGGCGTCCGTGACGGGAAGTTGCATACGGATGTCCAGTTCCGTGATCGCCACGTCGACGCCCAGATCGGCGAACCGCTGGATGTTCTGCTGGAGGGTCGAGGGGTACTGACCGAGGATCAGGTGAGCCTGCAGGCCCACTCCGTCGATCGGGATCCCGCGCTCCTTCAGGGACTTGACCAGGTTGTAGAGGGCCGTGCTCTTCGCGTTGACGCCCTCGACGTTGTAGTCGTTGATGTAGAGCTTCGCCGCCGGGTCGGCCGCCCGCGCCCAGGTCAGGGCCTGGGCGATGTAGTCGGTGCCGAGGTTGTTCGACCAGAGCGTCGAGCGGTAGGTGCCGTCCTCGTTGAAGGGCTCGTTCACCACGTCCCAGGCCGCCAACTTGCCCTTGTAGCGCGTGACTTCGGTGGTGATGTGGTCCTGGAGGATGGTGCTGAGCTGGGCCGGCGTCCAGGTGCCGTTCGCCAGCCAGCCGGGGTTCTGGCTGTGCCAGACCAGGGTGTGGCCGCGCACCTGCTGGTTGTGGGCCTGGGCGAAGGCGACGATCTGGTCGGCCTCGGTCCAGTTGTAGGTGCCCCGGGTGGGCTCCACGGACTCCCACTTCATGGCGTTGCCGGGGGTGAGGGAGTTGAACTGGGCGCCGGCGAGGTCGCCGTACGTGCCGGTGAGCTTGGAGCCGGTGACGGCTGTGCCTATGACTTTGCCCTTGGTGGTGGCTAGGTCGCGCAGTGGGGGGTCTGCCGCGGTTGCCGTCCCGGCGAGGCCGAGGAGCAGGGTGGCGGTGGTGGCTGCGGCCGTGAGGACGGCTAGCAGGCGGGGGTGTGGTGCTGTTCTGGAGGGGCTCATTGCGGGGGCCTCCGAAAGTTTCGGTTGTTCAACCGATTGACTTCGGAGCAGTTTGGGGGGTGTTGGGGTGCTCGTCAATAGAGATGGGGTGCGGAGGTGTGTGGGTCGGCTGCGGGGGCGTCGTGGCTTGTCGCGCAGTTCCCCTCGCCCCTAGGGAGCTGCCCTGAGCCCCTACTACACGGTTGACGGTGGTGCTGTGCTGTTGCGTACCACCAGGCTTGTTGCCAGTTCTACCCTTGTGGCTCCTGAGGTGCCGTCCTCGCGGCCGAGGTTCAGGACCAGCTTGGCTGCCGTTTCCGCCATTTCCATGAGGGGCTGGCGGACGGTCGTCAGCGGGGGGCCGACCCAGCGGGTGACCGGCAGGTCGTCGAAGCCGACGACGCTGAGGTCCTCGGGGATACGCAGGCCCAGTTCGCGGGCGGCCTCGTACAGGCCCAGGGCCTGGAGGTCGTTGCCGGCGAAGACGGCGGTCGGGCGGTCGGGGGAGCGCAGGAGTTCGAGGCCGGCGCGGTAGCCCGTCTCGTGGTGGAAGTCGCCCACCTTGATGAGGGCGGGCTCGACCGGCAGGCCGGCCGTCTCCAGCGCCGCGCGGTAGCCGTCGACGCGGGCGCGGCTGCACATCATCCGGGAGGGGCCGCTGATCGCCGCGATGCGGGTGTGGCCCAGCTCGACGAGGTGGCGGGTGGCCGCCAGGCCGCCCTGCCAGTTGGTCGCGCCGACCGAGGGCACGTCGTCGCCCGGGTCGCCCGCCGGGTCCATCACCACGAACGGGATGGAACGGCTGGTCAGCAGCGCCCGCTGGGACTCGTCGAGGCCCGAGAGGACGAGGATCACGCCGTGCGGGCGGCGAGCCGCGACCTGGTCGGCCCAGGTGCGGCCCGGGGTGAGGCGACCCGCGCTCTCGGAGAGGACGACGCTCAGCCCCTCCTCCCGCGCCGCGTTCTCCACACCCCGGATGACCTCCATCGCCCACGCGCTCTCGAACTCGTGGAAGACCAGGTCGATCAGCGGGGAGCGGGTCGCCTCGGCGCGGCGGCGACGGTAGCCGTAGGACCGCAGCAGGTCCTCGACGCGGGTCCGGGTCGCGGGGGCGACATCGGCACGGCCGTTGAGCACCTTCGAAACAGTCGGAGCGGAGACGCCTGCCTCGCGGGCGATCTCGGCGAGCGTCGCGGTCTGCGTGGACTGCGGTGTCGTCTGCGTTTCAGCGGGTTTCGAGGGTCTCATGGCGGCGATCGTATCCCTGCGCGCCCTCTTGACGAAGACCCTGTCCCACCATAAGTTCCCGGAACATTCGAAGTACCACCCGAAAGATTCGTACAGAGACTCGTTCAGGTTTCGTTCAGAACATTCGCGAGAGGTGCTGTCATGGAGTCGAACAGAGGGCGGTCCACCCGGCCCACCGGTACGGCGTTCAGCAGGCGCTGGGTGCTCGGCGCCGGCGCGTCCGCCCTGCTCACCACCGGCCTCAGCGCCTGCGGCTCGGGTGAGGGTTCGGGCGGTGGCGGGGACACGGTCACCGCGTTCGTGTACGGGGACGACGCCGTGAAGGTCCAGGCCGCGGCTGCCACGCGGTTCAACAAGTCGGCGGCCGCGAAGACGGCCAAGGGCAAGGTCAAACTGGAGAAGATCCCGGGGTCGGACTACTCCGCGAAGCTGCGCACGGCGATGGGCTCGCCCAGCGCCCCGGACGTCTTCTTCAACTGGGGCGGCGGCTCCATCAAGGCGTACCAGGAGGCCGGCAAGATCGTCGACCTGACCGACATCATCGAGAACGACCCGGTGCTGAAGAACGGCTTCCTGCCGTCCGTGCTCGCCGCCGGTGATCTCAAGGGCCGTCACTACGGGATACCGATGCGCGGTATGCAGCCGGTGATCCTCTTCTACAACAAGTCCGTGTTCGCCGAGCAGAAAATCCAACCGCCCACCACCTGGGACGAGTTGCTCGCCGTCAACAGCAAGCTGAAGAAGGCGAAGATCACCCCCTTCGCCCTCGGCGGCTCCGATCTCTGGCCCGAACTGATGTGGCTGGAGTACCTGGTGGACCGTATCGGCGGCCCCGAGGTCTTCAAGCGCATCCAGGACGGTGACGCCGAAGGCTGGGGCGACCCGGCGGTCCTGAAGGCCGCCGAGATGGTGAAGGAACTCATCGACGACGGCGCCTTCGGCGACAAGTTCACCTCCGTGTCGTATGTCAACGGCGGCGCTCCGGCGGTGTTCGCCAAGGGCAAGGCGGCGATGCATCTGATGGGCTCGTGGGAGTACTCGACGCAGCTCGGCAAGTTCCCCGACTTCGCCAAGTCGAGCCTGGGCTGGGCGGCCTTCCCGAAGATCGAGGACGGCGTCGGCGACGTCCGCAACGTCGTCGGCAACCCCACCAACTACTGGTCGATCAACCCCCGTACGAAGAACAAGGACGCGGCGATCGCCTTCCTCAAGGACTGCGCGTCCGAGGCGTACGCGAAGGACCTGGTCGCCCTCGGCGACGTACCGACCACCTCGAACGCGGCGGCGCTGCTGTCGTCCGCGCCCAACCCGGAGTACGCGAAGTTCCAGTACGAGATGGTCCAGCAGGCGCCCGCGTTCACGCTCTCCTGGGACCAGGCACTCGGCGACGAGCTGGGCACGAAGATGCACACGGAGATCGGAAAGCTCTTCACTGGCAAGTCGACGCCCAGTGAGTTCGTGTCGGCCTGCAAGGAGTTGAAGTGAGCTCCACGGTCACCTCCGGGGGCGGAAGAACGGTGAAGGCGCGGGCCGGGCGGCCGAATGCCGTCTGGGCGCTCCCCGCGGTCCTCTTCTTCACCTTCTTCGCGGTCGTCCCGATGGGCCTCGCCTTCTATCTCTCCTTCACCAAGTGGGACGGCCTCGGCGACCCGAAGCCGGTGGGTCTCGCCAACTGGCAGAAGCTGCTGGACGATCCACGGCTGACCCAGTCGCTGGGGATCACCGTCCTTCTGATGGTGACAAGTTGGGTCTTCCAGACGGTGATCTCCCTGTTGCTCGGCGTATGGGCGGCGGGCCGGCAGCGCAACCGGGCCATCCTCTCCGGGATCTTCTTCGTCCCGTTCCTGCTCTCCTCGACGGCGATCGGGCTGCTCTTCTACGCCCTGCTGGACCCGAACTTCGGCATCATCCGGGAGAACATCCTCGGCTCGTCGAGCGGCGCCTTCCTCGTGATCGTCTTCGTCGGCGCCTGGCAGTTCATCCCCTTCCACACCCTGATCTACCAGGGCGGGGCCCGCCAGATACCCGAGGTCCTCTACCAGGCGGCGGCGATCGACGGCGCCGGCCGCTACCGCCAGTTCTTCTCGATCACGCTCCCGCAGCTACGGCACACCATCACCACGTCCACCATCCTGATGGTCGTCGGCCTGCTGACGTACTTCGAGACCGTGCTCATCCTCACCAAAGGCGGCCCAGGCACGGACACGGCGATCCTGCCGTACCTGATGTACGAAGCCGGTTTCAAGAGTTACGACTTCGGCTACGCGAGCGCCATCGCGTCCTTCCTGGTCGTGACCGCGACGGGACTGTCCGTGCTCCTTGTGCGACTGACCGGCTTCGGCGGCATGCGCAGTACGCGTGAAGGGATGTGACGGAGTGTCACACGACACGCTTCCTCGTCCCACGACGACCGACAAGCGCCCGGACCGGCCGCGGACCGACGCTCACCGTCGGCGCAGGCACTGGTCGAGGCGGGCCAACCCGCTGGCGGGACTGGGCTCGATCATCTGGCTGGTGATCGTCCTCGTCCCGATCTACGCCATGCTGTCGGCCTCGCTCACCGGACCCGACAAGGCGCTCACCGGCAACCCCCTGAAGCCGCCCACCGATCCGACCCTCGACAACTACAACACCGTTCTCCACTCCGGCTTCTGGCATCTGCTGAGCAACACGGTGATCGTCGCCGTCACGGTCGTGGTCATCGTCCTCGTGCTCTGTGTCCCGCTGGCGTACGTGGCCGTGCGCACCCGCACCCGCTGGTCGGGGGCGGCCTTCCGGCTGTTCCTGCTCGGGGTGGCGATCCCGGCCCAGGCGGTGGTGGTCCCGCTCTATCTCCTGATCGCCAAACTCGACCTGTACGACAGCCTGTTGGCGGTGATCCTGCCGACGGCGGCCTTCGCGATGCCGGTCTCGGTGCTGGTCCTCACGGGCACCCTGCGGGACATCTCGGAGGACCTGTACGAGGCGATGGCCCTCGACGGCGCCTCCCCCGTCCGCATGCTGTTCCAGCTGACCGTCCCCCTGGCCAAGGGCGGCATCAGCACCGTCGTGATCTTCTCGGCCCTGCAGGCCTGGAACGGCTTCCTCTTCCCGCTGATCTTCACCCAGTCCGACGAACCCCGCGTGCTCACCCTCGGCCTCTTCAACTTCGTGAGCCAGTTCGGCGTGAACATCCCCGCCCTGCTCGCGTCGGTCGTCCTCTCCGGCATCCCGATCTTCGCCGTCTACCTGGTGGCCCGGCGGGCGCTGATCGGCGGCCTGATGGGCGTGGGGGGCAAGTGACCACCGGCGACCACGCAGACACCGAACTCGCAGACTCTGACTCTGACAGGAGTTCCATGACGACCGCCCCCTGGCGTGACCGCGCCCTGTCCGCCGACGCCCGCGTCGACGACCTGCTCTCCCGGATGACCCTGGAGGAGAAGACCGCCCAGCTGTACGGCCTGTGGGTGGGCGCCTCGACGGACGGCCACGGGGTCGCCCCGCACCAGCACGACCTGACCCCGGCCTTCCAGTTGGACGACCTCATCCCCCTGGGCCTCGGCCAGCTCACACGCCCCTTCGGTACGGCCCCCGTTGACCCGGCGCTGGGCGCGCAGGCGCTGGCCCGCGCCCAGCGCCGGATCGCCGAGGCGGGCCGCTTCGGCATCCCGGCGCTGGCCCACGAGGAGTGCCTGGCGGGCTTCACGGCCTGGCGCGCGACCGCCTACCCGGTCCCGCTGGCCTGGGGCGCCACCTTCCACCCCGAGCTGGTGGAGGAGATGGCGGCCCGCATCGGCCACGACCTCGCCTCGGTCGGCGTGCACCAGGGCCTCGCCCCGGTCCTGGACGTCGTACGGGATGCGCGCTGGGGCCGGGTGGAGGAGACGATCGGGGAGGACCCGTACCTGGTGGGGACGATCGGGTCGGCGTATGTGCGGGGTCTGCAGTCGGCGGGGATCATCGCCACCCTGAAGCACTTCGCGGGATACGCGTCCTCGGCCGGCGCCCGCAATCTCGCTCCCGTCCGGGCGGGAGTGCGGGAGTTCGCGGACGTGACCCTGCCGCCGTTCGAGATGGCGCTGCGTGAGGGCGGGTCGCGTTCGGTGATGGCCGCCTACAACGAGACGGACGGCGTCCCGGCCTCCGCCGACCCATACCTTCTCACCCAACTCCTGCGCGAGACCTGGGGGTTCACGGGAACGGTCGTCTCGGACTACTTCGGCATCGCCTTCCTGGAGACCCTGCACCGGGTCGCGGGGACACCGGCCGAGTCGGCCCACCTGGCACTGGCAGCCGGCATCGATGTCGAGCTGCCGTCGATCGGGAGTTACGGCGACGCGCTGGTGACGGCGGTACGGGCAGGGGACGTACCGGAGTCGCTGGTGGACCGGGCGGCGCACCGCGTCCTGACGCAGAAGTGCGAGCTGGGTCTCCTGGACGAGGACTGGCGGCCGGAGCCGGACGGCGGGCCGATCGACCTGGACTCGGCCGGAAACCGGGCGCTAGCCCGCCGGTTGGCGGAGGAGTCGGTGGTACTGCTGGACAACCCGGACGGGCTGCTCCCGCTGGCGCCGGACACGCGGATCGCCGTCGTCGGGCCCCGGGCGGCGGACGCGCTGGCGATGCTGGGCTGCTACTCGTTCCCCTCGCATGTCCTGCCGAGCCATCCGGAGTCCCCGGTGGGCATCGACATCGCCACGCTCCTTGACTCCCTGCGCGCCGAACTCCCGGACGCCAAGGTGACGTTCGCGCAGGGCTGCGACACCTCGGAGCCGGGCGACGCGGGCTTCGCGGAGGCGGTGGCCCGCACTGCCGAGGCGGATGTGTGCGTGGCGGTACTCGGCGACCGGGCCGGCCTGTTCGGCGCGGGCACGTCGGGTGAGGGCTGCGATGTGGCGGAACTGCAACTGCCCGGTGTGCAGGCGGAGTTGCTGGACTCACTGGTGTCGACGGACGTCCCTGTGGTGCTTGTACTGCTCACCGGCCGCCCGTACGCGCTGGGCCGTTGGCACGGCCGACTGGCGGCGGTGGTACAGGCGTTCTTCCCCGGGGAGGAGGGCGGCCCGGCAGTCGCGGGAGTACTGTCGGGCCGCGTCACCCCGTCGGGCCGGCTGCCGGTGAGTGTGCCGCGGGAGCGCGGGGGCCAGCCGTGGACGTACCTCCAGCCGCCGCTGGGACTGGCGGACGGGGTGAGCAGCCTGGACCCGACGCCGCTGTATCCCTTCGGGCACGGCCTGTCGTACACCTCTTTCGCCTGGGAGGGCTTCGAGGAGGGGGTCGCGGGCGCGGGCGGCGCGGCGCAGATCGGGACGGACGGTTCGTACGAGGTGTCGGTGACCGTCCGCAACACGGGTGCGCGGGCCGGGGCGGAGGTCGTCCA is a window of Streptomyces sp. B21-083 DNA encoding:
- a CDS encoding ABC transporter substrate-binding protein; its protein translation is MESNRGRSTRPTGTAFSRRWVLGAGASALLTTGLSACGSGEGSGGGGDTVTAFVYGDDAVKVQAAAATRFNKSAAAKTAKGKVKLEKIPGSDYSAKLRTAMGSPSAPDVFFNWGGGSIKAYQEAGKIVDLTDIIENDPVLKNGFLPSVLAAGDLKGRHYGIPMRGMQPVILFYNKSVFAEQKIQPPTTWDELLAVNSKLKKAKITPFALGGSDLWPELMWLEYLVDRIGGPEVFKRIQDGDAEGWGDPAVLKAAEMVKELIDDGAFGDKFTSVSYVNGGAPAVFAKGKAAMHLMGSWEYSTQLGKFPDFAKSSLGWAAFPKIEDGVGDVRNVVGNPTNYWSINPRTKNKDAAIAFLKDCASEAYAKDLVALGDVPTTSNAAALLSSAPNPEYAKFQYEMVQQAPAFTLSWDQALGDELGTKMHTEIGKLFTGKSTPSEFVSACKELK
- a CDS encoding carbohydrate ABC transporter permease; translation: MSSTVTSGGGRTVKARAGRPNAVWALPAVLFFTFFAVVPMGLAFYLSFTKWDGLGDPKPVGLANWQKLLDDPRLTQSLGITVLLMVTSWVFQTVISLLLGVWAAGRQRNRAILSGIFFVPFLLSSTAIGLLFYALLDPNFGIIRENILGSSSGAFLVIVFVGAWQFIPFHTLIYQGGARQIPEVLYQAAAIDGAGRYRQFFSITLPQLRHTITTSTILMVVGLLTYFETVLILTKGGPGTDTAILPYLMYEAGFKSYDFGYASAIASFLVVTATGLSVLLVRLTGFGGMRSTREGM
- a CDS encoding LCP family protein; the protein is MTGDEGKTSDDDGGAERQAERQVAGQAGRRSSRWMKAVGFTLAGTLVLAAGGAGYAYWHLNDNIKSVDIDSALGDNRPAKTRSLPSAGASASATPLPSEALNILVLGSDSRTGKRNQALGGGSSEGARSDTAMVVHLDAGRTKATIVSIPRDTLVTRPPCPLPDGGSTAEAYGAMFNTAYSVGGPVCAVKTVEAMTNVRMDHYLEVDFAGFADLVDALGGVTVTTDEDIHDDDSHLDLTAGEHHLDGTQALALARTRHGIGDGSDLGRIGLQQKLVKALLQQISSTNLLTSPAKLYKVADVATAGLTTDTGLNSLSELTSLGQSMQGLSADELATVTMPVVTAASNANRVVAQEPEAAELWATLR
- a CDS encoding LacI family DNA-binding transcriptional regulator; translation: MRPSKPAETQTTPQSTQTATLAEIAREAGVSAPTVSKVLNGRADVAPATRTRVEDLLRSYGYRRRRAEATRSPLIDLVFHEFESAWAMEVIRGVENAAREEGLSVVLSESAGRLTPGRTWADQVAARRPHGVILVLSGLDESQRALLTSRSIPFVVMDPAGDPGDDVPSVGATNWQGGLAATRHLVELGHTRIAAISGPSRMMCSRARVDGYRAALETAGLPVEPALIKVGDFHHETGYRAGLELLRSPDRPTAVFAGNDLQALGLYEAARELGLRIPEDLSVVGFDDLPVTRWVGPPLTTVRQPLMEMAETAAKLVLNLGREDGTSGATRVELATSLVVRNSTAPPSTV
- a CDS encoding endo-1,4-beta-xylanase, yielding MSPSRTAPHPRLLAVLTAAATTATLLLGLAGTATAADPPLRDLATTKGKVIGTAVTGSKLTGTYGDLAGAQFNSLTPGNAMKWESVEPTRGTYNWTEADQIVAFAQAHNQQVRGHTLVWHSQNPGWLANGTWTPAQLSTILQDHITTEVTRYKGKLAAWDVVNEPFNEDGTYRSTLWSNNLGTDYIAQALTWARAADPAAKLYINDYNVEGVNAKSTALYNLVKSLKERGIPIDGVGLQAHLILGQYPSTLQQNIQRFADLGVDVAITELDIRMQLPVTDAKLTQQAADYKAVMGACVAVTRCVGVTVWGFTDADSWIPDVFDGYGAATPYTESFAPKPAYYAIAQSFGGTPSTEGCTATYSVPSQWNTGFTGQVTIACSAGRSLSSWKVSWTYGGGQQVTQAWNATCTQAGAAVTCANASYNGTVPSGGSVSFGFNGTWSGSNAVPTVTLG
- a CDS encoding carbohydrate ABC transporter permease; translated protein: MSHDTLPRPTTTDKRPDRPRTDAHRRRRHWSRRANPLAGLGSIIWLVIVLVPIYAMLSASLTGPDKALTGNPLKPPTDPTLDNYNTVLHSGFWHLLSNTVIVAVTVVVIVLVLCVPLAYVAVRTRTRWSGAAFRLFLLGVAIPAQAVVVPLYLLIAKLDLYDSLLAVILPTAAFAMPVSVLVLTGTLRDISEDLYEAMALDGASPVRMLFQLTVPLAKGGISTVVIFSALQAWNGFLFPLIFTQSDEPRVLTLGLFNFVSQFGVNIPALLASVVLSGIPIFAVYLVARRALIGGLMGVGGK
- a CDS encoding glycoside hydrolase family 3 N-terminal domain-containing protein; protein product: MTTAPWRDRALSADARVDDLLSRMTLEEKTAQLYGLWVGASTDGHGVAPHQHDLTPAFQLDDLIPLGLGQLTRPFGTAPVDPALGAQALARAQRRIAEAGRFGIPALAHEECLAGFTAWRATAYPVPLAWGATFHPELVEEMAARIGHDLASVGVHQGLAPVLDVVRDARWGRVEETIGEDPYLVGTIGSAYVRGLQSAGIIATLKHFAGYASSAGARNLAPVRAGVREFADVTLPPFEMALREGGSRSVMAAYNETDGVPASADPYLLTQLLRETWGFTGTVVSDYFGIAFLETLHRVAGTPAESAHLALAAGIDVELPSIGSYGDALVTAVRAGDVPESLVDRAAHRVLTQKCELGLLDEDWRPEPDGGPIDLDSAGNRALARRLAEESVVLLDNPDGLLPLAPDTRIAVVGPRAADALAMLGCYSFPSHVLPSHPESPVGIDIATLLDSLRAELPDAKVTFAQGCDTSEPGDAGFAEAVARTAEADVCVAVLGDRAGLFGAGTSGEGCDVAELQLPGVQAELLDSLVSTDVPVVLVLLTGRPYALGRWHGRLAAVVQAFFPGEEGGPAVAGVLSGRVTPSGRLPVSVPRERGGQPWTYLQPPLGLADGVSSLDPTPLYPFGHGLSYTSFAWEGFEEGVAGAGGAAQIGTDGSYEVSVTVRNTGARAGAEVVQLYLHDPVASVTRPDVRLIGYERLELAPGAASRVTFRFHADLSAFTDRSGRRIVEPGVLELRLGASSADVRHAAQVRLVGEVRELGVDRRLRCETSTAPAG